In the Saccharococcus thermophilus genome, ATTTTATTTATGACCACGGGGAGATATTTAAAAAACAAACATCATACAGAAATACTCTCCTTGCCATTTGCATGGGGTTTCCGATCATTTTATGCATGAAATTTCCGATTTACATTGATGAACGTTGCATCCATGATTTACGACAAATTCCTTTTCTTGTCGGCACGCTGTATGGTGGTGGAATCGTCGGCATTATTTTGTTCCTGATTTTGCTAGCTTCCCGCACTCTGATTTACGGGTTTGAATATATTACCGCGGTTGTGTACACAACCATGTTTATTATTGCGGCTCTCGTTTCACCAACCTTTAAGGCATTAAAACGTTCAAGCAAACTTTCTATGTCGGTCTGGTTAACCTTGTTTCTGGCGGTTCTCACCACATTTCTCGCCATCATCATCACCCAATTTCAAGTAACGGACTCTTATATTGTTTATTTCATTTTACTTCCTCCCATTGGAATGCTATTTGTCGTGTATACAATGGAAACATTAAAAGAAGCGATTATCATGCGCTCCAAACTAGTAAAAGTCGAGAAAATGGAAGTGGTGAGTCAACTCGCGGCGAGCATTTCACATGAAATTCGCAATCCATTAACTGTTGTCAAAGGATTTATTCAATTATTAAAAACTCCTTCTCTTTCACAAGACGCAAAAGATCGCTACATTCAAATTGCTTTAGACGAAATTAATCGAGCGGAAGCGATTATTAACGAATATTTAACCTTCGCCAAACCAGCCTCGAACAAAGTGGAACGCCTGATGGTAGATGACCAGCTGCGAAAGGTAATTCAGATGTTGGCGCCAATGGCTCATATGCACTCGGTTGAAATTGTTGAGCAACTGCAACCCGCTGCGATTGTTGGAAACATTCAGTACTTTCAACAATGTTTTTTGAATTTGATAAAAAACAGCGTCGAAGCCATGCCAAATGGAGGGACATTGACGATTTCATCCTTCTTGCATGGAAATCATGTCATCATTACGATTAAAGACACAGGAGTGGGAATGACAACGGAACAAATGAATCGATTTGGTGAGCCATACTTTAGTACAAAAGAAAAGGGAACCGGTCTTGGAACCATGGTCGCGGTAAAGATGATTCAAACGATGCAGGGAACGTTGCATATTCAAAGCGAGGTTAATAAAGGAACCACGTTGACGATTACGTTTCCTAAAGCTGCGAACTGATTCTGTCAGTAAAAGAGGGATGTGGAGCTAATCCACATCCCTTTCTTATGTTATAGATGTCGAGTTGGAAGATTGTCTCTCTTTTTTTGGAGACAATAAAAGAACGGTCACCATAATGCAAGCGGCTCCAACGGCTTGAAACAGACCGAACGGGACATGCAAAAAAGCAATCGAGGCTACTACGGCTGATAGCGGCTCAACGCTAGATAGCAAGCTTGATTCCGTCGGCGATAAGTAGCGGATGCTTTCGATAAATAATAAAAACGCAAATAAAGTGCCGAATACAACGACAAACACGATAAGCAGCCATGTCTCCACATCCCAGCGCACTTCCGGCAGAGGAAAAGGTGGAAAAACGAAACACATGCCTCCCCCGCCGATGACCATTCCCCAGCCGACAACGAGGATGGAGTGCCACTTTTTCAGCATCTGTGCCGAAGATAACGTATAAAATGCTAAGGCAACACCAGAAAGAACTCCCCAAAAGACAGATATAAATGGCACTTTTAATTCCCCGGTTGAACCGTTTGTAATTAATAGAAAAGTCCCTAAAAGAGCCAATACAATTGCAAGCGCCACTTCTTTCGTCGGACGATGCTTTTGAGCCACCATGACGTATAACACGATATAGACAGGAGCTAAATATTGCAATAATGTCGCCGTAGCGGCATTGCCTGTGGCGATCGATGCAAAGTACGTATATTGCACTCCAAGCATGCCGAAAAACCCAAACAATAGTAAGCTTACGATGCTTTTGGCGTTGGCCCAGATCGACAATATCGCCATCCGTTTGCATGCCGCAAACAATAGCAACGCACTTCCCGCCATTATCATTCGCACCACGACAAGCCATTCTGCGGTTATTTGCTTTTCCTGAAATAACACTTGCGCCGCTGTTCCTGATAATCCCCAAAGCGTTGCACCGGTGATAACCATCAATAGTCCTTTTATTCGATTAGAGACTTGTGCGAACATGATTCTCCCCTTCTTTTGACTGATGTTGATGGATAGGAGGCATAACGGCAATAAACACCCCTATGATAATCAGCAACCCACCTAAATAAAACGAAGCGGTTATCTGTTCATGTAAAAACAAAAAACCAAACACAGTGCCGACGAGCGGCTGAAAAAAGAAAAATAACGAGCCAATCCCGGCATCCATCATTTCCATTCCTTTATTCCAAAGAAAAAACGCTCCTGCGGTTGAAACAACGCCGAGATAAAGGATCCCCAATATGACCGGCGTGCTCGGAAGGAAGATTTCTTGTTCTTGCAGCTCCCAAATCATGACGGGCGTTGTAAATAACAAAGCAAAAAAGATCGCATAAGTCGTAATGATTAAGATGGAAAAACGGCTCGATGCGACTTTCACATAGACCGATAAAAGCGCCCATGTCAGCGCCGCCCCAACTAACATCATATTTCCCCAAAACGATTGTCCCCCGCTATCGTCAAAACCGATGACGATGACAACCCCGATGGTAGCCAGCAAAAGAGCCATAACTTTTCTCAAGGTGACGGATTCGTTTAGGACAAATCTTGCGAACAAGACAATAAACGCCGGAGTTGCCGACGTGATTAACGCCCCTGTATGTGCATCAGATAATTTTGTTCCGATAAACTGCAAGGATATCGAAACAAAATAACCGATAAAACCGATCCACCCTAGCAAAAGCCAATCTTGTTTTCGAATGGATATCCTCGTTTTTGTTTTATATTCATGAAATTTTAATATCCCAAATAAAACAACGAACGCGATGGCATAACGAAGCCAAACTAACGTAAACGGCGGAACAAAATCAAGGACGTATTTGCTGACGACGTACATTCCGCCCCAAATGCTTGCTGCCAAAGATAAACAGAAAGCGCCAAAAAATGTATTTTTCATCATGAAACAAACCTCCGTCTTTATAGGGATTAAAACCTCATCCTTAAGACAAGGCGTGGTTATTGGCTGCTCGCCTCGTCTTAGAAACAAGCAGACGGTTGGTCGTTTTCCAATAAATCGAAATACATTCTCACCGTTCCCACCTTTTTTCTATATCATTCCATTTTGTTTCATTGTATCAAATGATCGTCAAATACACATTACTATTTTTGCATATTATTCCATGTATGTTGCAAAAAAGAATAGGTATTCTGTTTTAGGAAAAAATAGTAACATGATTAGTAATTCATCCAAAAGAAAGGTGTCCGCCGTGAATAATACTCCGTTAAATACCGTTCAACTGGCTTGTGTGTTTATGTTATCTATCGGGCTAATGAATCATGTCATCGTAGTCCCGTTGCTATTACAAGCAGCCGGTCGTGATGCATGGATTTCGTCAATCATAGCCCTTGCGGCATTGCCACTATGGCTTCCGCTTTTGTATTTTGTCATGAAGCAATCCAATCAAATGAATATATTCTTATGGTTAAAAACAGAATTTAAAAGTGCCGTTGCATATTTCGTGGCCATTCTTGGAAGCCTATTATTACTTGTTATCGGCTATGTTACACTCAACGACACGGTTACGTTTACTACTACTGCCTACTTAACGCGGACACCCGATTGGGCCATTTTATTAATCTTAACAGTGATGTGCTTTTATAACGCATATCATGGCATCCCATCCATCGCAAAGACGGCGGTTATTCTTTTACCATTTGTTTTTATTTTTGGGATTTTAGTTGCGATCGCAACTACGCCGCATAAAGATTATTCATTGTTAAAGCCAATCATGGAGAATGGCTTTACCCCTGTTTTCAAAGGAATGATCTATGCCGGTGCCGGATATGTGGAAATTTTTATTATTTTATTCATGCAACATCATCTTCAAACTCGTTTTTCTTTTAAAGCTCTTTTCATCATTAGTGTTCTCGCCGCAAGCTTAAGCATTGGTCCAACGATTGGCGCGATTATTGAATATGGACCGAAAGAAGCAACGAATTTACGTTACCCGGCCTTTGACGAATGGCGATTGATTAAATTAGGAACGTATATTGAATATCTCGATTTTCTTGCTGTTTATCAGTGGATGTCTGGAGCGTTTATCCGAATTTCCCTGGCTTCCGCGCTTATACCAGAGCTATTTCATGTAACGGATAAAAAAGCACGATTATGGATTCTGGCCGTTATTTATATCACTCTGTTTTTATTATCATTGATTCCGATCAGCGACGACAAATTTTTAGATTTGCTATATCAATTGGTTCTGCCGCTTTCGCTACTATCCATTCTATCTCTCTCTTTGTTCATTGGGATATTGGCACTCATTTCATATTTAAAGAAGAGGAGAGCTTAATCATGCAAATTCCTTCCAGAGCGCCGCAAGTCAGAAATAATCCAAATGATCATAGCGGACAGGAAACACTCATCATTTCCGAGCAAACGTTGCGCGATCATTTTTCTCATTGTAAAGATGTCGCGATTCTTACCTCGACGATTCAACCGGCAAAAACCGCAAGCGGCACGCTTACCTTAGTGTTTGTCTATTGTGAGGAGCTGTGTGACTCTCAGCAGATGAAACAGGTCATATTTCCAATGTTTCGCGAAATGTGCCGCGAATATCCTTGCCAGTCGGTGGAGGAAATTGAAACAAACAAACTGATGCCAATGGAATTGCTTGGAAAAGAAGTGCTGATCGATGATCTGAACTATCTTCTCTTTAGCGGTGATTTATTAATCTACTTTCAAGAAGCGGATGTTTTATATTCCCTTACGCTTGCCAATCCACCGAACCGCGACCCGGAAGAGCCGAACACGGAGGTGTCGATCCGCGGTCCGAAAGACGGTTTTATTGAGGAAATTTCGAAAAACGTCGCGCTCATCCGTAAGCGGATCAAATCCCATAAGCTCTGTTATGAACAATTTATCGTCGGAACAAGAAGCCAAACAAAAGTGGGATTAATGTACATTGACGACATCGCCAATCCCGAAATGATTCATGAGGTAAAAAAAAGAATTTTACAGGTAAATATTGATTCTCTTACGAGCACCAATCAGTTGGAAGAGCAGATTGGCGATAAACGGTTCTCGCTGTTTCCGTTATTTGCCTACACAGGACGGCCGGATTTTGCAGTGAATTGTTTATTAAATGGAAGATTTATCATCCTGCTAGACGGTGCTCCCACCGTCATTATTGGTCCAGGAAACTTATTGTTTTTACTAAATACATCGGAAGATAACGTTACATCACCTTTCTTCGTCATTTTTCAGAGATTCCTTCGCACCATGGGAATTTCCGTGTCTATTTATTTACCTGGATTTTGGGTCGCGTTATTATCGTTTCACCCAGAAGAAGTGCCATTCACTCTCTTAGGAACGGTTGCGCTTTCCAGGCAAGGAGTGCCGTTGCCTGTTCCACTAGAAACGTTCATCATGGTGGGGTTGTTCGAGATCTTTAAAGAAGCGGGCATGCGCTTGCCGTTAGCGATTGGGCAAACGTTATCGGTTGTCGGCGGATTGATTATTGGACAATCGGCTGTCAACGCTGGCTTAGCCACACCAGGAAGCCTTGTTGTTGCGGCCATTTCCGTTATCGCCACGTTTACATTAGTGAATCAAAACTTGGCGGGAACCGTGACGTTATTGCGTTTTATTGTCTTAGCCGCTTCTTCTGCACTAGGGTTTTTTGGGTTTATCGCTTCTTTATTTATAATTTTAACATACACGGCAAATTTAACCATATTTGGAATTCCGTATCTTACTCCGCTCTCTCCTCCAACCAGGGATATTTTCAAAGTCTTAATCCCGAATGGATGGAAAAAATTCAAAAAGAGAGCAGATTTGCTAAAACCGCAGGACGATACACCAAGGGGGGAAGCGAATTGAATTTCAAACCCGCCTTTCCCTTTATCATCTCTATATTCTTGTTAACAGGCTGCTGGGGAGCGCGCAATATTGATCATCTTGTTTATATTGATGCAATAGGTGTTGATTATAAGGATCATCATTTTATCGTTTATGTGCAGCTCATTAGCTTTATCGGATTGGCGAAAGTCGAGACTGGAGGCACCCAAGAAAAAACCTCCGTTGCCGTTGGAAGATTCACAGGCGAAACGTTTAATATTGCAACCGATAAGTTGTATACTTCTATTCAACGAATGGTATCATGGGGGCATGTGAAAAGTATCGTGTTTACAAAAAGAGCGCTTAAGAAAGCAGTACTGCAAGACGTCTTAGACCTTATAACCCGATATAACGAAATTAGGCCTACACTATGGGTTTATGCGACAGATGAGCCATTAAAAAAAATTTTTGAGGCAACACCACTTTTGCATACAACTCCATTCTATTCTTTGTTATCCAATCCTGAGGAGCTTTTTCAACAAAGTTCATTTATTCGGCCGATCCGCTTACATCGCTTTATCGCTGATATGAATGAAACTTCCAAAACAGCGCGACTTCCTTATCTCAACATTACTACGCGCAATTGGGCGGAAGATAAAAAAGAAAAACCGATGTTAAATGTAAAAGGAATTTGCTTTGTTGACCATTATGAGCTTCAACAATGTATCGATCGTTCCAAGTTGCTGGGAATCAGGTGGATGGAAAAAGATATAAGCAGAACTCCTATTTATGTAAAAAAAGGAAACAAAGTGGTCGCATCGATCGTCATTCTTAAACCTAAACCCAAAATTTCCTACCAAATCAAAGGAAATACTCCCGTGTTTAACATCAAGGTATCCGGCAAAGGAAGTGTAGTGGAGTTAAGAGAAAAATTAACGGAAAAACAATTAATTCGCTTGGCGCAAAAAACGGTGGAAGAGGAAATAAGAAGCCTCTACAAGTTGGGGCTGAAATACGATATGGATATCCTTAACCTCTCTGAAGCGATGTATCGCCAAAAACCGGAAGATTGGAAGAAGTTTTCCAAAAGCGGAAAGATTCCATTAACAGACGAAAATTTAAAAAAGATTAAAGTAAAAATTTCCATTGATACGTCTGGAAAAGAGAAATTTAGACAGTGATGCATCTTCGATCATTTTTGGCTAGAACGTAAACATATGTTATTGCAATCACCTTCAAATGGATTATAATGGAATAAAGAATAAATGGCTCCCTTCGCTTTCCACGAAGGGGATTTTTTTTGAAAACGATAAGGGGGATGGAGAAATGCAAGTGAATGTCCAACGTGTCACGGGGGTGCAAACAACCGTATATCCCATTTTAATCGCAATTAGTGTAGGCCATCTATTGAATGATTCGATGCAAGCGGTTATTCCGGCGTTGTTTCCGATTTTAGAAAGATCCATGAATTTATCGTATACCCAAATTGGATGGATCGCTTTTACCCTAAATATGACTTCTTCGGTGATGCAACCGGTTGTTGGCTTTTTTACGGACCGAACCCCCTCTCCTTACTTCCTACCGCTTGGAATGGCAGCGAGCTTGCTTGGCATGGTGGGGCTTGCGTTTGCGCCACATTTTTTCTTTGTTTTATTATCCGTCTTGTTTGTTGGGTTCGGTTCAGCGATTTTTCATCCGGAAGGATCACGCGTTGTATATTTTGCCGCGGGGGCAAGAAGGGGATTCGCCCAATCCATTTACCAAGTGGGTGGGAATACGGGAAATGCCCTTGCTCCACTGTTTACGGCACTGATTTTTGTTCCATTTGGGCAAAAAGGCGCGGTTTGGTTCACTGTTATTGCTGCTTTTGGCATCGTCCTTTTGTTTCGCGTGTCACGATGGTATTCTAACCGCCTTGAACAATACGGAACCGTTCGCAAACAGGCAAAGGACGACAAAGCGAGACCAAGCCAACGACCAAATATCATCTTTGCTTTATCGCTACTAATCTTTTTAGTGTTTGCGCGGTCATGGTATTCCGCTGGCATTTCCAACTATTATCAATTTTATTTGATGAAACATTATCATGTGCCGATTCAAGAAGCACAGGTTTATTTATTTGTATTTATGATCGCCGGAGCCATCGGTACATTTGTAGGCGGACCGCTAGCGGATCGATTCGGAAAACGAAATTTGATGTTGTTTTCGACACTCGGCACCGCACCGTTTGCCCTCATGCTTCCGTATCTTCCGCTTGCATGGATACTTCCTGTCGTTTTTCTTGCTGGGTTTATTTTATCATTAAGTTTTTCTACATTTGTCGTGTATGCTCAAGAATTGCTTCCCGGAAATGTCGGCATGGCGTCGGGGCTGATCGTTGGGCTGGCGTTTGGGATGGGAGCACTTGGGGCTGTTGTTCTTGGAAAAATTGCTGATTTGTATAATTTAAACATTCTTATGATATTGTGCAGCTTCCTTCCGTTGCTTGGGGTGCTCACATGGTGGCTGCCAAAAGAAAAATCGCTCGTTTCCCAATAGGCGAAAAGGCTGTCTCCGTGAGAAACGAAGACAGCCTTCATTGGTTTGTAGCATTCATCGAGCAATGATCATGTTACCCGTATCACGATTCATAGAACATGCTGGGGTGAACACCTTGCCCTAAACTGCCCTTACTCCACTTCTTGCACTTCCTCAAAATAGTCTTTATAAAATCCGCCGATTTTCCCTGTATTATCAATGACAAAATAAAATTCTTCTGTTTCGTTTTTTACTTCATATGTTTTTCCTGGTGTTAACACATTATTAACAATGTATTTTTCCGCGTTGGTATGTACACATTTCACCTTTTTTAACGTTGGGCGTTTTAACCAAGTGTGATGAATCATGTTCGACTCTCCTTTTTTTGTCATTACTACTCCCATTTTAGCGATATTTCGATTTGGCTGCAATATCAATTAATTTTCGATGAATGGGAGTGCGGTTGGGCATGCTATGGATGAAAGTCTTTAAAATAAAGGAGGAATCACGATGGACAAACATTCAAACGAGCGTCAATTCCAACAAGACATCAAGCAATACAACATGGATAATATAATCAATGCGCCAAAAGATTACGTATATCGAGTCGGATACGAAGCATCAAGCGGCAATCCTACCGGC is a window encoding:
- a CDS encoding sensor histidine kinase codes for the protein MGSYINQHVLNNLFYILVSVFVFYFIYDHGEIFKKQTSYRNTLLAICMGFPIILCMKFPIYIDERCIHDLRQIPFLVGTLYGGGIVGIILFLILLASRTLIYGFEYITAVVYTTMFIIAALVSPTFKALKRSSKLSMSVWLTLFLAVLTTFLAIIITQFQVTDSYIVYFILLPPIGMLFVVYTMETLKEAIIMRSKLVKVEKMEVVSQLAASISHEIRNPLTVVKGFIQLLKTPSLSQDAKDRYIQIALDEINRAEAIINEYLTFAKPASNKVERLMVDDQLRKVIQMLAPMAHMHSVEIVEQLQPAAIVGNIQYFQQCFLNLIKNSVEAMPNGGTLTISSFLHGNHVIITIKDTGVGMTTEQMNRFGEPYFSTKEKGTGLGTMVAVKMIQTMQGTLHIQSEVNKGTTLTITFPKAAN
- a CDS encoding DMT family transporter, producing MFAQVSNRIKGLLMVITGATLWGLSGTAAQVLFQEKQITAEWLVVVRMIMAGSALLLFAACKRMAILSIWANAKSIVSLLLFGFFGMLGVQYTYFASIATGNAATATLLQYLAPVYIVLYVMVAQKHRPTKEVALAIVLALLGTFLLITNGSTGELKVPFISVFWGVLSGVALAFYTLSSAQMLKKWHSILVVGWGMVIGGGGMCFVFPPFPLPEVRWDVETWLLIVFVVVFGTLFAFLLFIESIRYLSPTESSLLSSVEPLSAVVASIAFLHVPFGLFQAVGAACIMVTVLLLSPKKERQSSNSTSIT
- a CDS encoding DMT family transporter, whose amino-acid sequence is MKNTFFGAFCLSLAASIWGGMYVVSKYVLDFVPPFTLVWLRYAIAFVVLFGILKFHEYKTKTRISIRKQDWLLLGWIGFIGYFVSISLQFIGTKLSDAHTGALITSATPAFIVLFARFVLNESVTLRKVMALLLATIGVVIVIGFDDSGGQSFWGNMMLVGAALTWALLSVYVKVASSRFSILIITTYAIFFALLFTTPVMIWELQEQEIFLPSTPVILGILYLGVVSTAGAFFLWNKGMEMMDAGIGSLFFFFQPLVGTVFGFLFLHEQITASFYLGGLLIIIGVFIAVMPPIHQHQSKEGENHVRTSL
- a CDS encoding endospore germination permease, coding for MNNTPLNTVQLACVFMLSIGLMNHVIVVPLLLQAAGRDAWISSIIALAALPLWLPLLYFVMKQSNQMNIFLWLKTEFKSAVAYFVAILGSLLLLVIGYVTLNDTVTFTTTAYLTRTPDWAILLILTVMCFYNAYHGIPSIAKTAVILLPFVFIFGILVAIATTPHKDYSLLKPIMENGFTPVFKGMIYAGAGYVEIFIILFMQHHLQTRFSFKALFIISVLAASLSIGPTIGAIIEYGPKEATNLRYPAFDEWRLIKLGTYIEYLDFLAVYQWMSGAFIRISLASALIPELFHVTDKKARLWILAVIYITLFLLSLIPISDDKFLDLLYQLVLPLSLLSILSLSLFIGILALISYLKKRRA
- a CDS encoding spore germination protein — encoded protein: MQIPSRAPQVRNNPNDHSGQETLIISEQTLRDHFSHCKDVAILTSTIQPAKTASGTLTLVFVYCEELCDSQQMKQVIFPMFREMCREYPCQSVEEIETNKLMPMELLGKEVLIDDLNYLLFSGDLLIYFQEADVLYSLTLANPPNRDPEEPNTEVSIRGPKDGFIEEISKNVALIRKRIKSHKLCYEQFIVGTRSQTKVGLMYIDDIANPEMIHEVKKRILQVNIDSLTSTNQLEEQIGDKRFSLFPLFAYTGRPDFAVNCLLNGRFIILLDGAPTVIIGPGNLLFLLNTSEDNVTSPFFVIFQRFLRTMGISVSIYLPGFWVALLSFHPEEVPFTLLGTVALSRQGVPLPVPLETFIMVGLFEIFKEAGMRLPLAIGQTLSVVGGLIIGQSAVNAGLATPGSLVVAAISVIATFTLVNQNLAGTVTLLRFIVLAASSALGFFGFIASLFIILTYTANLTIFGIPYLTPLSPPTRDIFKVLIPNGWKKFKKRADLLKPQDDTPRGEAN
- a CDS encoding Ger(x)C family spore germination protein; protein product: MNFKPAFPFIISIFLLTGCWGARNIDHLVYIDAIGVDYKDHHFIVYVQLISFIGLAKVETGGTQEKTSVAVGRFTGETFNIATDKLYTSIQRMVSWGHVKSIVFTKRALKKAVLQDVLDLITRYNEIRPTLWVYATDEPLKKIFEATPLLHTTPFYSLLSNPEELFQQSSFIRPIRLHRFIADMNETSKTARLPYLNITTRNWAEDKKEKPMLNVKGICFVDHYELQQCIDRSKLLGIRWMEKDISRTPIYVKKGNKVVASIVILKPKPKISYQIKGNTPVFNIKVSGKGSVVELREKLTEKQLIRLAQKTVEEEIRSLYKLGLKYDMDILNLSEAMYRQKPEDWKKFSKSGKIPLTDENLKKIKVKISIDTSGKEKFRQ
- a CDS encoding MFS transporter, with amino-acid sequence MQVNVQRVTGVQTTVYPILIAISVGHLLNDSMQAVIPALFPILERSMNLSYTQIGWIAFTLNMTSSVMQPVVGFFTDRTPSPYFLPLGMAASLLGMVGLAFAPHFFFVLLSVLFVGFGSAIFHPEGSRVVYFAAGARRGFAQSIYQVGGNTGNALAPLFTALIFVPFGQKGAVWFTVIAAFGIVLLFRVSRWYSNRLEQYGTVRKQAKDDKARPSQRPNIIFALSLLIFLVFARSWYSAGISNYYQFYLMKHYHVPIQEAQVYLFVFMIAGAIGTFVGGPLADRFGKRNLMLFSTLGTAPFALMLPYLPLAWILPVVFLAGFILSLSFSTFVVYAQELLPGNVGMASGLIVGLAFGMGALGAVVLGKIADLYNLNILMILCSFLPLLGVLTWWLPKEKSLVSQ
- a CDS encoding DUF6501 family protein, whose product is MIHHTWLKRPTLKKVKCVHTNAEKYIVNNVLTPGKTYEVKNETEEFYFVIDNTGKIGGFYKDYFEEVQEVE